From the Maioricimonas rarisocia genome, one window contains:
- a CDS encoding transglutaminase family protein yields the protein MAGICIQACLLAWLSSAWVFAGVIIVIALVGHGAPRRGWQFHALTINMVALLAIGFLLKLLLAPHEFASSQLFIRTQLAHEIARFCLCLQCLLLFDIGSRRLPPWFVGLGWTSVIFVSDLRVASDRMPFTILLYVLFGMATVAFCMTLRRAPRGSSRGRSWRTAFLTIAVFFASGSGLAVAYGLHRYERQLEAALAEFLGLKMANRSSVGFSGRGGLNDVSYSKHHSSDEVILRVHNADGPAYLRGKAFDLFASNVWRGSRVAHQIGPSPPPPDVTLLRPGDRLYRLRVGNARPENVIDVWPTTPHEEYLFAPMQTDYIAGAMQGVYLDQDGVPTSSESGSLLPYSCWLRGANARTVLSEEDRARLLQVPDNLDLRVRSLARRLAGQYSSSRRRMDAIEQYFHENFVYTFGIRVPSYEDPLSHFLFERQAAHCEYFATAACILLRLNGVPARYVTGYVASGFNSVGQYWQARRKDAHAWVEAYDEENQQWVIVEATPSEGVPRPETESGRPATIDAVREFLRRLSTNIQQRGLFASLGAALRHPLGRLLLGIVLVVVACVILWRWRGRRSLPFAIAARKKRPRHAELSRLEALLAELGFVRPPTEPLTQFIRRVGATAGGEPWFRPVADWYGLYVASRYQGREDESLEARLETAVQPLMTAVKDSRRRSSSSPIQEQP from the coding sequence GTGGCAGGGATCTGCATCCAGGCCTGTCTGCTGGCGTGGCTGTCGTCGGCCTGGGTCTTCGCCGGGGTCATCATCGTCATCGCGCTGGTCGGTCACGGAGCGCCGCGGCGGGGCTGGCAGTTTCACGCGTTGACGATCAATATGGTCGCGCTGCTGGCGATCGGATTCCTGCTGAAACTGCTGCTGGCGCCGCATGAGTTCGCAAGCAGCCAGTTGTTCATCCGGACGCAGCTGGCGCACGAGATCGCCCGGTTCTGTCTGTGCCTGCAGTGCCTGTTGCTGTTCGATATCGGAAGCCGGCGGCTTCCGCCGTGGTTTGTGGGCCTGGGCTGGACGTCGGTCATTTTCGTTTCGGACCTGCGGGTCGCCTCCGACCGTATGCCGTTCACGATCTTGCTGTACGTCCTGTTCGGCATGGCGACGGTGGCGTTCTGCATGACGCTGCGGCGTGCTCCCCGTGGCTCGTCCCGAGGCCGTTCGTGGCGCACGGCGTTTCTCACCATTGCAGTCTTCTTCGCGTCAGGATCGGGACTTGCCGTTGCGTATGGACTGCATCGATACGAGCGGCAGCTGGAGGCGGCGCTTGCCGAGTTTCTTGGCCTGAAAATGGCGAACCGCTCGTCGGTCGGGTTTTCCGGGCGGGGCGGACTCAACGACGTCAGCTACTCGAAGCATCACAGCTCCGACGAAGTCATCCTGCGCGTGCACAACGCCGACGGGCCGGCGTATCTGCGTGGCAAGGCGTTCGACCTGTTCGCGTCGAATGTCTGGCGGGGTTCGAGAGTCGCGCACCAGATCGGGCCGTCACCTCCACCTCCGGATGTCACACTGCTGCGGCCCGGCGACCGGCTGTACCGGCTGCGGGTGGGGAATGCACGGCCGGAGAACGTCATCGACGTGTGGCCGACAACCCCCCACGAAGAGTACCTGTTTGCGCCGATGCAGACCGACTACATCGCAGGCGCCATGCAGGGCGTCTATCTCGACCAGGATGGTGTTCCCACCTCTTCTGAATCCGGTTCGCTGCTGCCGTACTCCTGCTGGCTCAGGGGAGCCAACGCACGCACCGTATTGTCCGAAGAGGACCGGGCGCGGCTGCTGCAGGTGCCGGACAACCTCGATCTGCGGGTGCGGTCACTCGCACGAAGGCTCGCCGGACAGTACTCGTCGAGCCGTCGGCGGATGGATGCCATCGAGCAGTATTTCCACGAGAACTTCGTGTACACGTTTGGCATCCGTGTGCCCTCCTATGAGGACCCGCTGAGCCACTTTCTGTTCGAACGCCAGGCGGCTCACTGCGAGTACTTTGCCACGGCCGCCTGCATCCTGCTGAGGCTGAACGGCGTTCCGGCCCGGTATGTCACCGGGTATGTCGCTTCGGGTTTCAACAGCGTCGGCCAGTACTGGCAGGCGCGACGCAAGGATGCCCATGCGTGGGTGGAGGCGTACGACGAGGAAAATCAGCAGTGGGTCATTGTGGAAGCGACCCCGTCGGAAGGAGTGCCTCGTCCCGAAACCGAATCGGGCCGGCCCGCCACCATCGACGCCGTCCGCGAATTCTTGCGACGTCTGTCGACCAATATCCAGCAGCGCGGCCTCTTCGCGTCACTGGGGGCGGCTTTGCGCCATCCCCTCGGCAGACTCCTGTTGGGAATTGTGCTCGTTGTCGTTGCCTGCGTCATCCTGTGGCGATGGCGGGGCCGACGCAGCCTTCCCTTTGCCATCGCCGCTCGGAAGAAGCGGCCGCGGCATGCGGAGCTGTCTCGACTGGAAGCACTGCTGGCGGAGCTCGGATTCGTCCGGCCCCCCACCGAACCGTTGACACAGTTCATTCGCCGTGTGGGTGCCACAGCCGGAGGGGAACCCTGGTTCCGGCCGGTCGCCGACTGGTACGGTCTGTATGTGGCGAGCCGCTATCAGGGACGCGAGGATGAGTCTCTGGAAGCCCGCCTCGAGACGGCGGTGCAGCCCCTGATGACCGCAGTCAAAGACTCCCGCAGACGTTCCAGTTCCTCCCCGATCCAGGAGCAGCCATGA
- a CDS encoding DUF58 domain-containing protein yields the protein MTVRSLSLMRTLRHWWGFKLTPLGRYLVLSTLLAGLGTVTVEIPIYMICCLLLAMIGTAEMIGLCLRTRVDVSGQLPEKMNAGDSITTMLQVRNRSRRPAYDIMAALPGLPADVTHEDADVYVPHIPGRGAATLPVTLRATQRGFLRIPELRVHSTFPFNLMRVQYGQLSPHSVTVLPTYHLLDHLDLPVTHRYQPGGLSVSAGTGHSPEYIGNREYVPGEPASRLDFRAWARLGKPIVREYMEEYFCRIAVILDTFVPRRRARNPQGFPDLEAAVSLTAAVSDSLRQGDYVIDVFAAGPELYVFRTSGGTTHFDAVLEILACLEPCRSDPFDEVGPVVSEELEAMSTAICIFLDWDEPRRRLCETIREAGCSLKVIIVRDGPTTLAGNADTAEVQQISPEDIRAGRIRQL from the coding sequence ATGACAGTCCGATCCCTGTCCCTGATGCGAACACTCCGCCACTGGTGGGGGTTCAAGCTGACCCCGCTCGGCCGCTACCTCGTCCTTTCGACGCTGCTGGCAGGCCTGGGGACGGTGACCGTCGAGATACCGATCTACATGATCTGCTGTCTGCTGCTGGCGATGATCGGCACGGCGGAAATGATCGGGCTCTGTCTGCGGACCCGTGTCGACGTGAGCGGGCAGCTGCCGGAGAAAATGAACGCCGGCGATTCCATTACCACGATGCTGCAGGTGCGGAATCGTTCGCGGCGTCCGGCCTATGACATCATGGCGGCACTTCCCGGATTGCCGGCTGACGTCACACACGAAGATGCCGACGTCTACGTTCCGCACATTCCGGGGCGAGGGGCGGCGACACTGCCGGTGACGCTGCGGGCGACGCAGCGGGGCTTTCTGCGGATTCCGGAACTGCGGGTTCATTCGACATTCCCGTTCAACCTGATGCGGGTGCAGTACGGACAGCTTTCGCCGCACTCGGTGACCGTGCTGCCGACATACCACCTGCTCGATCACCTCGACCTTCCGGTGACGCACCGCTACCAGCCGGGCGGTCTGTCGGTTTCGGCGGGCACAGGACACTCCCCCGAGTACATCGGGAACCGCGAGTATGTGCCGGGCGAGCCAGCCAGCCGACTCGACTTCCGTGCGTGGGCGCGGCTGGGCAAGCCGATCGTACGTGAGTACATGGAAGAGTACTTCTGCCGGATCGCCGTCATCCTCGATACCTTTGTGCCGCGACGGCGTGCACGCAATCCGCAGGGCTTCCCCGATCTCGAGGCGGCGGTCAGTCTGACGGCAGCGGTTTCCGATTCGTTGCGGCAGGGGGACTATGTGATCGACGTCTTCGCGGCCGGGCCGGAGCTGTACGTGTTCCGCACGTCGGGCGGCACCACCCACTTCGATGCGGTGCTCGAGATCCTGGCCTGTCTCGAACCGTGCCGGTCCGATCCGTTCGATGAGGTCGGTCCGGTCGTCAGCGAAGAACTGGAAGCGATGTCGACGGCCATCTGCATCTTTCTGGACTGGGACGAACCACGCCGCCGGCTCTGCGAAACAATTCGCGAAGCGGGCTGCAGTCTGAAGGTGATCATTGTGCGGGATGGCCCGACGACCCTGGCGGGAAATGCAGACACTGCGGAAGTGCAGCAGATCTCACCCGAGGACATTCGTGCCGGACGAATCCGCCAACTCTAG
- a CDS encoding AAA family ATPase yields MSTEVMPLATAHEKLDHLRRNLASVIQGKTESIDVLVIALLAGGSVLMEDVPGVGKTTLAKALARSLDVDFQRIQFTPDLLPTDILGSSIYSPADGTFSFRKGPIFCSILLADEINRASPRTQSALLEAMSEGQATIEGERYRLPSPFLVLATQNPVDFHGTYPLPEAQLDRFLVHLNLGYPDSETEVEILYVQSAEPPLDDIQPVLSIEEVRAVQRMVHNVVVERSVAEYLVAIVQQTRNDHHLRLGVSPRGSLMFFRAAQARAFSEGRSYVIPDDVRTLAPPVLAHRTVLTSKAKYAGFTKDRVIQEILDQIEVPV; encoded by the coding sequence ATGTCCACGGAAGTGATGCCGCTCGCCACGGCACATGAAAAGCTCGATCACCTCCGCCGGAACCTGGCTTCAGTCATCCAGGGAAAGACCGAGTCGATCGACGTGCTCGTGATTGCCCTGCTCGCCGGTGGTTCGGTGTTGATGGAGGATGTGCCGGGCGTCGGCAAGACCACGCTGGCGAAGGCCCTGGCACGTTCGCTGGACGTCGATTTCCAGCGAATCCAGTTCACGCCCGACCTGCTGCCGACCGATATCCTCGGCTCGTCGATTTACAGTCCGGCCGACGGCACGTTTTCGTTCCGCAAGGGCCCGATCTTCTGCAGCATCCTGCTGGCCGACGAGATCAACCGCGCCTCACCCCGGACGCAGTCGGCGCTGCTCGAAGCGATGAGCGAAGGGCAGGCGACGATCGAAGGGGAGCGGTACCGGCTTCCCTCCCCGTTTCTCGTCCTGGCGACGCAGAATCCGGTCGATTTCCACGGGACGTATCCGCTCCCCGAGGCGCAGCTGGACCGGTTCCTGGTCCACCTGAATCTGGGCTACCCGGACAGCGAAACCGAGGTCGAGATCCTGTACGTGCAGTCGGCCGAGCCGCCGCTGGACGACATTCAGCCGGTGCTTTCGATCGAGGAAGTCCGCGCCGTACAGCGGATGGTGCACAACGTCGTCGTCGAACGGAGCGTCGCGGAGTATCTGGTGGCGATCGTGCAGCAGACGCGCAATGACCATCACCTGCGACTGGGAGTCAGCCCGCGTGGTTCGCTGATGTTCTTCAGGGCAGCGCAGGCACGGGCGTTCTCGGAAGGCCGGTCCTACGTGATCCCCGACGACGTGCGGACACTCGCACCGCCGGTCCTGGCCCATCGGACGGTCCTGACGTCCAAGGCCAAGTACGCCGGTTTCACGAAGGATCGGGTGATCCAGGAGATCCTGGACCAGATTGAAGTCCCCGTATGA